From a single Seriola aureovittata isolate HTS-2021-v1 ecotype China chromosome 18, ASM2101889v1, whole genome shotgun sequence genomic region:
- the cplx4a gene encoding complexin-4a, with translation MAFLIKSMIGNPLSGIGLGGGGDKEEEATPSDPAKAAGMTREEYEEYQKQVVEEKMERDADFLHKKAERATLRVCLRDKYRLPKSEQDENMIEMAGDDVDVPEELLKMVDEDATEEEGKDSLMGQIQNLQNMDMDQLKEKASATVTELKSKAEEKCSVM, from the exons ATGGCTTTCTTGATCAAGAGCATGATTGGGAACCCCCTGTCAGGAATTGGTCTTGGTGGTGGAGGTGACAAAGAAGAGGAGGCCACCCCCTCAGATCCAGCCAAAGCAGCAGGGATGACACGAGAGGAGTATGAAGAGTACCAAAAACAGGTGGTGGAGGAGAA GATGGAGAGAGATGCAGATTTCTTACACAAGAAGGCAGAGAGGGCGACACTCAGGGTCTGCCTCAGAGATAAATACAGACTGCCAAAG AGCGAGCAGGATGAGAACATGATTGAGATGGCCGGGGACGACGTGGACGTGCCCGAGGAGCTGCTCAAGATGGTAGACGAGGACGCCACGGAGGAGGAGGGCAAAGACTCCCTCATGGGCCAGATTCAAAACTTGCAGAACATGGACATGGACCAGCTGAAGGAGAAGGCCTCGGCCACTGTCACTGAGCTGAAGAGCAAAGCAGAGGAGAAATGCTCCGTCATGTGA